The genomic stretch GAGCGTCTTGCTTTAGATCTTTAAAGTCACTAAGCTACCATCATCTGATTCATCTCATCAGGAGCCAGATTGGCATGAATTACTTGCCCATCGCGGAACCAAACAATCCGCTTCGTTTGGCGGGCAACGTCGGCTTCGTGCGTCACCATCACGACCGTAATACCGCTGGCGTTAAGCTCGGTAAAAATATTCAACACTTCCTGAGTGGTCTGAGAGTCCAAGGCTCCTGTGGGTTCATCTGCCAAAATTAAGACCGGACGGTTGACAATGGCACGGGCGATCGCCACCCGTTGCTGCTGTCCTCCCGAAAGCTGATTGGGTTTATTATTTAACCGATTTGCCAATCCTACTCGCGTTAACGCCTCCACCGATCGCTCCTTGCGCTCCGCAGTCGAAACGCCTGCATAAACCATGGGCAGCATGACGTTTTCCAAGGCGCTGAGTTGAGGCAATAAGTGGAACTGCTGGAACACGAAACCAATTTTGCGATTGCGGATATGAGCCAGGTCAGTGTCAGGAAGTTGCGCTACGTCTACGCCATCCAAGTAATAGCTGCCGGATGTCGGGCGATCGAGACAACCGATCACATTCATGACCGTAGATTTACCTGAGCCAGAAGCTCCCATAATGGAGCAATACTCTCCTGGCTCCACAATCAAGTTAACCTTAGCCAGCGCCCGCACTTCTGTCTCCCCAGAGCCGTAGATTTTAGCGATGTTTTCTAGCTGAATAATGGTCTGCATCTTAAGCGCTCCTCAGTGCCACGATGGGATCAAGCTTTGCTGCTTGGCGAGCCGGAAACACCCCAAAAAAGAGTCCAATTCCGCCCGACACACCTACTGCTAAGATAACCGCTGTTGTCGAAACCCCTGCTTTTAACGGCGAGACTGCACTGATCAACGAAACGCCACCGACCCCAATGCCTGTACCGATTAGTCCGCCTAAAGCCGAAAGAATAACTGCCTCAATGATGAACTGTAGCAAAATATCCTGCTGGGTTGCCCCGATCGCCTTTCGTAAGCCAATTTCTTGGGTTCGTTCCCGCACCGATACCAGCATAATGTTCATGATGCCAATGCCGCCCACAAATAGGGAAATTCCAGCGATCGCTGCCAACATCAGCGTGAGTGCCCCAGTCACATTTCCTACGATCTCTAACGCGTCTTTTTGCGTCCGAATGGTGAAGTCATTGCTGTTCACAATCTTATGACGCAGCCGTAGCAGGTTCGTCATTTGAAACTGCGCTGCGCTGACCGATTTTTCATCCTTCGCGGTTACCGAAATAAAGGATACAGATAGCCCGTAGGGTGACGTGCGTCCTACAATTTGGCTTGCCATCGTAGTAATGGGAATGTACACTGATTCATCCTGGTTGCTGCCCAGAAATGCTCCTTTTGCCTCCATCACTCCAATCACTTGGAAACTAATATTGCGAATCCGAATCGATTGCCCAACCGGATCGGAAGTGCCAAAAATCTTTCTAGCCGTGTCTGCTCCTAATGCTGCTACGCGGTTGCGACGCTGGACATCAATATCGGTAAAAAAGCGTCCTTGCTCCATGTCAAAGTCGCGTACAATGGT from Timaviella obliquedivisa GSE-PSE-MK23-08B encodes the following:
- a CDS encoding ABC transporter ATP-binding protein, with the protein product MIQLENIAKIYGSGETEVRALAKVNLIVEPGEYCSIMGASGSGKSTVMNVIGCLDRPTSGSYYLDGVDVAQLPDTDLAHIRNRKIGFVFQQFHLLPQLSALENVMLPMVYAGVSTAERKERSVEALTRVGLANRLNNKPNQLSGGQQQRVAIARAIVNRPVLILADEPTGALDSQTTQEVLNIFTELNASGITVVMVTHEADVARQTKRIVWFRDGQVIHANLAPDEMNQMMVA
- a CDS encoding ABC transporter permease gives rise to the protein MDLIESIKMAVTTLTGNKLRSSLTMLGIIIGNASVITMVGVGQGAQRYASGQFESLGPNVLFILPGSDSSRERSTEIPRTLTLDDARAIAAQVPSVEAVAPQLQTQRLITYGNKRSDTLITGTTPEFTIVRDFDMEQGRFFTDIDVQRRNRVAALGADTARKIFGTSDPVGQSIRIRNISFQVIGVMEAKGAFLGSNQDESVYIPITTMASQIVGRTSPYGLSVSFISVTAKDEKSVSAAQFQMTNLLRLRHKIVNSNDFTIRTQKDALEIVGNVTGALTLMLAAIAGISLFVGGIGIMNIMLVSVRERTQEIGLRKAIGATQQDILLQFIIEAVILSALGGLIGTGIGVGGVSLISAVSPLKAGVSTTAVILAVGVSGGIGLFFGVFPARQAAKLDPIVALRSA